One part of the Paenibacillus silvisoli genome encodes these proteins:
- a CDS encoding ABC transporter substrate-binding protein, which yields MRNKSKSKKSVMYGLTLLLSAGMVLSGCGSNDNGGNAGTSANGNAATGNATNSEANKPAEEPVELIWYTIGTPQKDVDKVMAEVNKYTSEKIGATVKMNMLDWGDYDQKMKVMTASGEPMDIMFSASWAFDYVQNSRKGAFAQLDELLKNEGKGVADVLDPAFLEGSKVDGHNYGIPANKELPAQEVWRFNKNLLDKYKLDIKGVGSLESLEPLLKTIKESEPTVTPFAMDKNYVPYVPYDYIIQGLPMGVKLDSTDLKVVNVLETPEMTQALQTMRKYYKAGYVSAEAATTTSVSDLQTAGKWFLDRAATQPFADNLWSSSYGYPVVSTPASDSIIYNWSVMGSLQTISANSEHPDKAMAFLNLLNTDSYLRNLVDSGIEGVHYKKTGDNRMENLAESKNYDMPTFSLGNIMLTYLNPSDPDNKWDSFKEFNSAGKPAPTLGFNFDSSKVATELAAVQNVKEEFMSALMTGTVDPAEYVPKAVEKLNAAGFNKIIEEAQSQLDAWKASK from the coding sequence ATGAGAAACAAAAGCAAGAGCAAGAAGAGCGTGATGTACGGTCTGACACTGCTGCTTTCGGCAGGCATGGTGCTAAGCGGCTGCGGCAGCAACGATAACGGCGGCAATGCCGGCACAAGCGCGAACGGCAACGCGGCAACGGGCAACGCAACGAATTCGGAAGCGAACAAGCCGGCTGAAGAGCCTGTCGAACTCATTTGGTACACCATCGGCACTCCGCAAAAAGACGTAGACAAAGTAATGGCGGAAGTAAACAAATATACGTCCGAGAAAATCGGCGCAACGGTCAAAATGAACATGCTCGACTGGGGCGACTACGACCAGAAAATGAAGGTCATGACCGCTTCCGGCGAACCGATGGACATCATGTTCTCGGCTTCATGGGCATTCGATTACGTGCAAAACTCGAGAAAAGGCGCATTCGCCCAGCTCGACGAGCTGCTGAAGAACGAAGGAAAAGGCGTCGCGGACGTGCTCGATCCGGCGTTCCTGGAAGGCTCCAAGGTCGACGGCCACAACTACGGCATTCCGGCGAACAAAGAGCTTCCGGCCCAAGAGGTATGGCGCTTCAACAAAAACCTGCTCGACAAATACAAGCTGGACATTAAAGGCGTAGGCTCGCTGGAAAGCTTGGAGCCGCTGCTGAAAACGATCAAAGAGAGCGAGCCGACGGTAACGCCGTTCGCGATGGATAAGAACTACGTGCCGTACGTGCCGTACGACTACATCATTCAAGGGCTTCCGATGGGCGTGAAGCTGGACAGCACCGACCTGAAGGTGGTCAACGTCCTTGAAACGCCAGAAATGACGCAAGCGCTTCAAACGATGCGCAAATACTACAAAGCGGGCTATGTTTCCGCTGAAGCGGCTACAACGACATCCGTCAGCGACCTGCAAACGGCGGGCAAATGGTTCCTGGATCGCGCGGCGACGCAGCCGTTCGCGGACAATCTCTGGTCCTCCAGCTACGGCTATCCGGTCGTATCGACGCCAGCCAGCGACTCGATCATCTACAACTGGTCGGTCATGGGCTCGCTGCAAACGATCTCGGCGAACTCCGAGCATCCGGACAAAGCGATGGCGTTCCTGAACCTGCTGAACACGGATTCCTACCTGCGCAACCTGGTCGATTCCGGTATTGAAGGCGTGCACTACAAGAAAACAGGCGACAACCGGATGGAAAACTTGGCGGAGTCGAAGAACTACGATATGCCTACATTCTCGCTTGGCAACATCATGCTGACGTACCTCAACCCGAGCGATCCGGACAACAAGTGGGACAGCTTCAAAGAGTTTAACTCGGCAGGCAAACCGGCTCCAACGCTTGGCTTCAACTTCGACAGCTCCAAAGTGGCGACTGAGCTTGCAGCCGTTCAGAACGTGAAGGAAGAATTCATGTCCGCGCTGATGACCGGTACGGTCGATCCGGCGGAATATGTTCCGAAAGCGGTAGAAAAGCTGAACGCAGCCGGCTTCAACAAAATCATCGAAGAAGCGCAAAGCCAGTTGGACGCTTGGAAAGCATCCAAATAA
- a CDS encoding ABC transporter permease — MLLMVLPGTVWFFFFAYLPMAGTIIAFKQYRYSREGFLASIIDSKWVGLQNFKFLFSTSDAYIITRNTVLYNIVFIVLGLVLSVAMAVILSEIVNKRLSKLYQTGMFMPYFLSWVIVGYFVFSFLSTDRGVLNHILTYFGKDPVSWYAESTAWPYMLAIISLWKSVGYNSVVYLAAIMGIDKSLYEAAMIDGANKWQQIRSITVPMLTPLMTILTLLAIGRIFYADFGLFYQVPRDSGALYSVTNVIDTYVYRGLKTTGEIGMSTAAGLYQSFVGFVLVIVSNAIVRKFNKDNALL; from the coding sequence ATGCTGCTGATGGTGCTCCCCGGAACGGTTTGGTTTTTCTTCTTCGCTTACTTGCCGATGGCCGGTACGATCATCGCATTCAAGCAATACCGGTACAGCCGGGAAGGATTTCTCGCCAGCATCATAGACAGCAAATGGGTCGGCTTGCAAAACTTCAAATTTCTGTTCAGCACGAGCGACGCTTACATCATTACGCGAAATACGGTGCTGTACAACATCGTGTTCATCGTGCTCGGCCTGGTGCTGTCCGTTGCGATGGCGGTCATTCTTTCGGAAATCGTCAATAAGCGGTTGTCCAAGCTGTATCAGACGGGCATGTTCATGCCGTATTTTCTATCCTGGGTTATCGTCGGATACTTCGTATTCAGCTTCTTGAGCACGGATCGGGGCGTCCTGAACCATATCCTAACCTACTTCGGCAAAGATCCGGTAAGCTGGTATGCCGAAAGCACCGCTTGGCCTTACATGCTGGCCATCATTAGTTTATGGAAATCGGTCGGCTATAACAGCGTCGTCTACTTGGCCGCCATTATGGGCATCGACAAGTCGCTTTATGAAGCGGCGATGATCGACGGCGCGAACAAATGGCAGCAAATCCGCAGCATTACCGTTCCGATGCTGACGCCGCTGATGACGATCCTGACGCTGCTCGCAATCGGACGGATCTTTTACGCCGACTTCGGCTTGTTCTACCAAGTGCCTCGCGACTCCGGCGCGCTCTACAGCGTGACGAACGTTATCGACACATATGTGTACCGTGGCTTGAAAACGACGGGCGAGATTGGCATGAGCACCGCGGCGGGGCTGTATCAGTCCTTCGTCGGCTTTGTCCTTGTCATCGTATCGAACGCTATCGTCCGCAAATTCAATAAGGACAACGCCTTGTTGTAA
- a CDS encoding carbohydrate ABC transporter permease, giving the protein MLKRKTRDFQQLSPAANIVFHVIAATLSIIAVFPFLFVLIISFTDENTLARNGYRIIPEKWSVDAYHYIFQTGDSLLRSYGVTLFVTVVGTAISLCIVTLYAYAISRKSFKYRGFFSFIAFFTMLFNGGLVPTYIVVTQLLELKDSLWALILPMAVNAFYIMIMRTFFTTMVPDAIIESGRIDGAGEFQTFFRLVLPLSLPGIATIALFSTLGYWNDWFNALLYIDNPNLVPLQSMLMRIENSMQFILQNSNNASLSSGILQNMPQDTSRMAMVVLATGPIILAYPFFQRYFVQGLTIGAVKE; this is encoded by the coding sequence GTGCTAAAGAGAAAAACCCGTGATTTCCAGCAGCTGTCGCCGGCTGCGAACATTGTGTTTCATGTCATTGCCGCAACGCTTTCGATTATCGCCGTCTTTCCGTTTTTGTTTGTCCTCATCATTTCCTTTACGGACGAAAACACGCTGGCCCGGAATGGATATCGGATCATCCCCGAGAAGTGGAGCGTCGATGCGTATCATTATATTTTTCAAACCGGGGATTCGCTGCTTCGTTCTTACGGCGTGACGTTGTTCGTCACCGTGGTCGGGACCGCGATCAGCCTGTGCATCGTTACGCTGTACGCCTACGCCATATCCCGGAAAAGCTTCAAATACCGCGGATTTTTCAGCTTTATCGCCTTCTTCACGATGCTGTTCAACGGCGGGTTGGTTCCGACCTATATCGTCGTTACGCAACTGCTGGAATTGAAGGATTCGCTATGGGCGCTCATTCTGCCGATGGCGGTGAACGCGTTCTACATTATGATCATGCGCACGTTCTTCACCACGATGGTGCCCGATGCCATCATCGAATCCGGACGGATCGACGGAGCGGGCGAGTTTCAAACCTTCTTCCGGCTCGTGCTTCCGCTTTCGCTGCCGGGCATTGCGACGATCGCTTTGTTCAGCACGCTAGGGTATTGGAACGACTGGTTCAACGCGCTGCTCTATATCGATAATCCGAACTTGGTGCCGCTGCAGTCGATGCTGATGCGGATCGAGAACAGCATGCAGTTTATTTTGCAGAATTCGAACAATGCTTCGTTGAGTTCAGGGATTTTGCAAAATATGCCGCAGGATACGTCGCGTATGGCGATGGTCGTGCTGGCGACCGGACCGATCATCTTGGCCTATCCGTTCTTCCAACGGTATTTCGTGCAAGGCTTGACGATCGGCGCCGTGAAGGAATAG
- a CDS encoding glycoside hydrolase family 125 protein, which translates to MEQFRLPKIAMPPLAMPRAVEAVLEEAESKLAHRPKLARLFRNCYPNTLETTTKLMDDGTTFVITGDIPAMWLRDSVEQVIHYVPLAKEDADLQRMISGLIKRHIRCIRIDPYANAFNETANDWHWDAADQTEMSPYVWERKFELDSICFSMKLAYAYWKETGLTDIFNEEFKLAMIRIVKLWRTEQRHMELSPYRFTRDNGIPEDSIRNGGLGMPVNYTGMIWSGFRPSDDACDFHYNIPANMFAAVTLGQMSEIAQWVFRDLELEASMRKLEEEIRHGIALYGIYRHPQLGPIYVYETDGFGNYCLMDDAGTPGLMSIPYIGYVGADDPIYQRTRAFALSRENPFYFEGSAARGIGSPHTPPGYVWHMALSMQGLTALTAEEKLAMIDVLERTDADTGFMHEGFHSDDPAVFTRKWFAWSNSLFSQLVYGAMRDGIL; encoded by the coding sequence ATGGAACAATTCAGATTGCCGAAAATCGCGATGCCGCCGCTTGCGATGCCGCGCGCGGTCGAAGCCGTGCTGGAGGAAGCGGAGAGCAAGCTCGCTCACCGGCCGAAGCTGGCCCGGCTGTTTCGGAACTGCTATCCGAATACGCTCGAAACGACGACGAAGCTGATGGACGATGGGACGACCTTCGTCATTACGGGCGATATCCCGGCGATGTGGCTGCGCGATTCCGTCGAGCAGGTCATCCATTACGTGCCGCTTGCCAAAGAGGACGCCGATTTGCAGCGTATGATCAGCGGGTTGATCAAGCGCCATATCCGCTGTATTCGGATCGATCCGTATGCGAACGCGTTTAACGAAACGGCCAATGATTGGCATTGGGACGCGGCCGATCAGACCGAGATGTCGCCTTATGTGTGGGAGCGGAAGTTCGAGCTGGATTCGATCTGCTTCTCGATGAAGCTTGCTTATGCGTACTGGAAAGAAACCGGTTTGACGGATATTTTCAACGAGGAATTCAAGCTGGCGATGATCCGCATCGTGAAGCTGTGGCGTACGGAGCAGCGGCATATGGAGCTATCGCCGTACCGGTTCACCCGCGACAACGGCATTCCGGAGGATTCGATCCGGAACGGCGGCTTAGGCATGCCGGTGAACTATACGGGCATGATCTGGTCGGGCTTCCGTCCGAGCGACGACGCTTGCGACTTTCATTACAATATCCCGGCGAATATGTTCGCCGCGGTCACGCTCGGGCAAATGAGCGAGATCGCGCAGTGGGTATTCCGGGACTTGGAGCTGGAAGCTTCGATGCGGAAGCTGGAGGAGGAAATCCGGCACGGTATTGCGTTGTACGGCATCTACCGCCATCCGCAGCTTGGACCGATTTACGTCTATGAGACGGACGGCTTCGGCAACTATTGTCTTATGGACGATGCGGGGACGCCGGGGCTCATGTCCATCCCGTACATCGGCTATGTAGGCGCCGATGATCCGATCTATCAGCGGACGCGGGCGTTCGCGCTTAGCCGCGAGAACCCGTTCTACTTCGAGGGTTCGGCGGCCCGCGGCATCGGCAGTCCGCACACGCCGCCGGGTTATGTGTGGCATATGGCGTTGTCGATGCAGGGGCTGACCGCGTTAACGGCGGAGGAGAAGCTGGCGATGATCGACGTATTGGAGCGGACCGACGCGGATACGGGCTTCATGCACGAAGGCTTCCACTCCGACGATCCGGCCGTGTTCACGCGCAAGTGGTTCGCGTGGTCGAACAGCTTGTTCTCCCAGCTCGTGTACGGGGCGATGAGGGATGGGATTTTGTAG